The following nucleotide sequence is from Peribacillus sp. ACCC06369.
CATATGAATTTGCTATACTCTCTGTTTGTTCCAAGATGACTTTCACTCTATCAAGAAGTTCATCATCAAACTTTGCAAGTTTCCGCATCGAGCACTGTACGGATTGCCTGGCATCCCTCAGGCACTTATCGAATTGGGCCCGTACCTGTTCTTCTTTTTCCGAAATGAGTACGTCCCCACTAATCGAGTCATCAAAAGGCATTGCCCTTAGGACATCAAAAACTATAGATTGACCCGTTTTCAGATAGCTCCGCTTCTCGGCATGCAGCCTTTTCAAAAGCAGCAGATCTTCCGATATGTCTATCCAGGCAGGCTCATTATAGTAATCCGCCAGTTTATGGATTAGCGAAGCCTCGATCGCTTTTATCGTCATTAAAAGCGTTGGTACATCATTAATGGACCCTTGTTGATAAAGAATGATTTTATTATCATTTATTTTTTTTATTGCGCTTGAAAGTATACGGATCATATCAACATTACCCACACTGGCAAGCCCTTGATAGTATAAGCCACTATAGTAATCTCCAGCAAGCACTTGTAATTGGCGATTTTTCAATACCTCAGGCAACTCGATTCCATCACCCGAATTCGAGACGATTTCATGGGTATCCAGAGCTATTTGCACTAACATGGTTGAAATGATGTATTGATTCCGTTTTTCGTTTAAAACGTCCAAATCGTTAAACAATCCCCAAAGCAATATCAGTTTATCTTCGTCCAAGCTTGGCTTTTGTATATGCTTCAATAAATATGGATGTTGAGCTTTCGTTTCTATTAATCGTTTTAATTGCCTTATGTCGTCCGTTATGTTTAACAATTGAGATCACCCTTGCATCCCCGAAAGATAATTTTTTTCATACATATTGGTTTCTGTCTGTGTAAAATACACATTATTATACCATAAAAACAATCAGATGAAATGGACAACGTTTATAAAATGAAACTTCCAAAAATAAGGAAACCTTCATCATTTGCTCTTCAAGAAAATGGATGCGGGAAATTTACGGCTTGTTAAACGCGATATCAGATGATTGATTTATATTTAACCAATTAAATTGGAGCTATCATTTGTCAGGTGAATTCTTTTTAGAATCACTTTCTATCTCCCCGAATGGAGTATAAACTTTTGCATGGCCCCTGATTTTAATCGCCGAGGTATGCTCTGTGAATTGTGCGATCATCACCTCTCCTGAGTCAAGTTTTTCGGAGTGATGAAACTTGGTGTCCGTACCTCTTGTTAACCCGATGACATTCACACTATCCTCAATGGCTTTGATTACGACAAAATCATTCAGAATCTTTTTTTCATTCATTTTTTTCCTGCCCCCATGTCCTTAGTCTTTTATGAATGCCAGCACTTCCGCTCTAGTGCGGTGATCCTTCGCAAACGTTCCCCTTACAGCTGAAGTCACTGTTTTAGATCCGGGTTTTTTTACACCTCGCATGGTCATGCACATATGTTCAGCCTCTACTACAACCATTACACCATGAGGCTCAAGCTTTTCCATTATCGAGTCAGCCACTGTCGAAGTGATCCGCTCTTGAAGTTGCGGACGCTTTGATACAGCCTCAACCGCCCGTGCCAATTTACTTAACCCAGTTACTTTTCCGTTTTTCGGGATATATGCTACATGTGCTTTTCCGTAAAAAGGGACTAAATGATGTTCACAGACTGAGTAAAACGGAATATCCTTTACAAGTACTAGTTCTTCATGATCCTCTCCAAAAACAGTATCGAAATACTCTTTTGGATCCTGATTAAGTCCAGAAAAAATTTCTTCATACATTCTGGCTACACGGCCAGGAGTATCAAGCAATCCTTCCCTCGTTGGGTCTTCCCCTACAGCCTCAAGAAGCATTTTAACCGCTTCTTCTATTTTGGCATGATCAACATTAGCCATTTATAGTACCTCCTAAAAAATCATTAATATTATGTATTCAGAATAAAATTCAAGGCATTACACCCTGACATCCATATTTCCTATTATCAAGGCCACCCATTCCCACTTGCAATGACGCTCTTGAAAGGCAGTTTCCTCGGAATCGGCTTTTTTGTAATGGCTTTTGACGGATTTGCCATTTACAGCGTTTCTGAAATATTCACTGTCTTTTATATTATCACAGATAGAAATTAAGAAGCAAAAAAAGGGCCGCGTTTTCACGCGGCCCTTTTCGGTTAAGCACCCGTATGTAATGGTAGAATTACTTCACTGCATCTTTCAGTGCTTTACCAGGTTTGAAAGCTGGCACTTTGCTAGCTGCAATTTCAATTTCGTCACCAGTTTGTGGGTTACGGCCTTTACGAGCCGCACGTTCACGAACTTCAAAGTTACCAAAACCAATCAATTGGACTTTATCACCGTTTTTTAGAGCTTCTAAGATTGTATCAAAAACAGCATCAACAGCTTTTGTAGCGTCTTTCTTAGAAATTTCAGTTGCTGTAACAACTTCATTAATCAATTCTGTTTTGTTCATGCCATTCACCTCCTCCCAAAAGGATTCTTTATAAAAAATCATTATTACAACACTATAATAGTGATTTGTTATTAGTTTCGGTCCAAAAAAATTCATTCCATGGAAATCAAGGATTACCAAGCCGAATTAATTTCCAAATAATGCATCCGGAAATTTGGAAATAGGTTGAAATCGCTGTTATAACGCGTTTTCTGTATGTAGATTATCACAAATCCTATTAGCTTAGCAAGGGAATTCAAAAAATAATGGGAATCTTTTCATTAATAATTGTATATATTATAAATTTTGTCTTTCGCTATTCATCATTTCCCTTTTTTATAGAAATTAAACTTATTATATTACTGAAAATCGCTTAACCACAGGGTTTTTTCAAGATTATACTAAAAAACAACTGGTTTTTTCAAATATTGGCCTTCATAAGGGGTATTTTTCTTGGGATACTTTTGTCCATTGCATGCAAAAAGACCAATCCATTGAAGGAATTGGTCCAGCTTTAAAACGTTTTTATAAGATGATGGCAATCAATCCCCCACTGCCCTCATTAATTATTCTCTCCAGTGTCTCTTTCAATTTATAGCGCGCATTGTCTGGCATCATCGCTAATTTCACCTGTATGCCTTCCCTTACATAGGAACTTAGGCTCCTGCCAAAAATATCAGAGTTCCAAATGGAAAGTGGATTGTCTTCGAAATCCTGCATCAGATACCGGACCAATTCTTCACTTTGCTTTTCCGTCCCGATGATTGGCGAGAATTCGGATTCGACATCGACCTTGATCATGTGGATGGAAGGAGCTACAGCTTTTAGCCTTACACCGAACCTGGCTCCCTGACGGATGATTTCCGGTTCATCAAGACTCATATCGTTAAGGGAAGGTGCTGCGACACCATATCCGGTTTGTTTGACCATTCTCAGTGCATCTGCCACCTGATCATATTCTGCTTTGGCATACGCAAAGTCCTGCATCAAAGATAACAGATGATCCTTGCCCCGAATCTCCACACCGACTATTTCCTTCAGAATATCATCATAGAGCTCATCAGGGGCGTACAGGTCGATTTCCGCAACACCCTGCCCCATCTCAATGCCTGCAAGCGCGGCACGGTCAATGAACTCGAATTCATTAAAATGACCGACAACACGATCTACGTCCCTCAGGCGTTTAATGTCCTTAACGGTCTCTTTAACCGCTTCCTGGTAACTTTCCCTTAACCAATGATCTTCTCGCAGAACCATTACCCAGCTCGGGAGATTCACATTGACTTCGAGTACCGGGAATTCGTAAAGGGCCTCACGCAGTACGCTGTAAACATCCGATTCCCGCATTCCTTCGACACTCATGGCCAATACAGGGATATCATACTTTTCCTGCAAGGATTCCTTCAGTGCTACCGTATTTGGGTGGTGAGGCTGAACGGAATTGACAATCATGATAAATGGCTTGCCAACCTCCTTCAATTCTTCAACAACCCTTTCCTCCGCCTCTAAATAATCACTACGAGGAATTTCCCCTATTGACCCATCCGTCGTAACGACTACACCTAATGTGGAATGATCCTGAATTACTTTGCGAGTACCTATTTCAGCCGCTTCATTGAACGGAATCGGCTCTTCATACCAAGGCGTGTGAATCATGCGGGGACCATTTTCATCTTCATACCCTTTAGCCCCAGGTATTGTATAACCGACACAATCGACTAAACGAATGTTAACTTCGAGCCCTTCAGCTACCTGAATCGATGCTGCCTGATTGGGTACGAATTTTGGTTCTGTCGTCATGATCGTCTTTCCAGCAGCACTTTGAGGCAATTCATCCTGTGCCCTTGCACGGTCGGCCTCTGAAGGGATATTCGGAATAACGACTAACTCCATGAATTTTTTAATAAATGTGGATTTCCCAGTCCTGACGGCACCGACCACCCCCAAATAAATATCGCCACCGGTCCGTTCAGCTATATCTTTAAAAATATCTACCTTTTCCAAGGTATCCCCTCCCGAATTAGAGTTTTGGGATTTCGTTTATCCATTTGCTTTTATTTAGGACACTATATATCTATGATGTTGTCCTAAAAATTTATTCCAATTATTTCCCTGGTTCATTCCCTTCCTCCACCAGAAATTTTATATAAGGGTTGTTATTTTAAAAGTAAGATGAAATAAAGATAAAGAAATAACCCTTCCCCTACAATATATTTTGTAGAAGAAGGGTTATGCCTATTTTGTAAGAAATATTGGATTATTTGTTTTTTCATCAATTGTATATGGCAATGAATAGGCTGGTACGAACTCCGAACTCTGCACTAGCAGGTCCCGGATATCCTCACCTGGCTTGACTTCCCCATCATGCTTCTTTAATGCCTCAAGTAAATCCGGGGTATAATCAACAAAAATATCACCTTGGCCATCGACTACAAGATATAAATCTTTTTGTGAAAATGGACTCGTGACCGTAGGAGCTTCCTTCAGGCCCATTTTTTCATAATCGAGCGTAAAGACATTATCGGATAACCTTTCCTTAAATGGCGGGTATCCATTGCTTTGCTGATAAGCAGTCAATCTCAAGGAAACATCCTGGATCTTCTGTGCCATCCTGACATCCAACAGCTTTACAGTCGGATCCTTTTCGGCATTAACGAGGATGTATTGAAAGACACCTCCTGATTCAAAGGCATTGTCCGGCGGTTCAGCCATGTACCTCGGCGAGATCTTAGAAAACTTTATGACATATTTTTGATAAATCGGTGTCTCTGCATCTTTTGTAACGATGGGCAGTATGCCACCCTCGTCTTTCTGAAATTGATCGACTGCACTTTGGACGGATTGTATTTGCTCTTTATAAGGCAGTTGGTTTTGCATTTTTTGCTTTTCCGGATATAAACAGCCAGATAATGATACGGAGATGCATAATAAACATAATATTTTGAATAAATTCTTCATCATTTCTCCTCACCTATCAAGTGGTTGGCCCGCTAAGAACAACGATAAGGATGATCAAGCCGGCTAGAATCATAAGTATGTATGCGATAATTGCTGTCAAGCCTCTCCAAAAACCTTTTAATTTATAACGGCTTAAGTAGATTAGAAATATAGAGATAACCATAAAGCCCATAGCTATAAAGGATATCCACATTTTTTGCAGAGCAGGTGTCATATCTTCATCACTCCTTTTTCCAGAAATTATTATAACATACCAAATTACGTTAAAGGAATTAAATCATTGTCCAAACTGTGTAATTCTCGTTTTCATGACTAATTTTCGCAAAAAAATTTCTGAGGTGCGGTTAAATAACGAGAAATATATAATGAATTTTCCATACTTTCTCCTTCCAATCAACAAAAAAACAGCCTAAAGGCTGTTTCAGTTTGTAGACAAAAGGGGTTCGGAATTAAAAAATTCCGAACCCCTTTTTGAGATTCCCTTTGAATTTTTGCCTGAAGTTAGGAGATTGGGGCTCTACGAGCCCACTATGTTAGGCCATTTTTGGACCTCGCCATGTCCAATTGGCCATCTTCTTTAAATTAATGGCAGCGAAAGTAAGCATCGCCTGCATCGACAATTTTTTAAGTCCCCTTAAAGTTGTCCAACGCATACCATGCTTTTCTTTTGCATCTGCGAATACACGCTCAATCGTTTCTTTACGTTTCGCATATATAGTTTTTACATCTTGATGATGACGCAGATGATCTGCTTCTTCCACATGTGTTTGCCAAATATGCCGTGTCACCACTTTTTGATGGTCTTTGCTTTCTGTACACTGAGATAAAAATGAGCATGTCGCACAAGTGTGTTTGGGTGATTTATACTCGCGATAGCCCTCTTTATTGGTTGTTGAGTACTTTAATAGCTCTCCCGAAGGACAAAGGTAACAATCAAAATGTTCATCGTATACATAGTCCTGTTTGCGGAAAAATCCTTCTTTGGTGCGAGGACGTGTATAAGGTAAAGCCGGTATGATTTCTTTGTTAAATAGGTAGCTTGTAATCGCTGGTGTTTTATAAGCTGCATCTGCGGCAACGGCTTCCGGTTTTCCAACTTTCTCAATCACTTGTTCAACTAGTGGCTCTAAGATCTGACTGTCATGTATATTTCCAGGTGTTACAATCGTTCCCAATACAAAACCGTTGCGGTCTGCGGCCGCATGGAATGAATAGGCAAACTGTTTTGTTCGTTCATCTTTCACATAGTAGCCACTCTCAGAATCCGTTGTACTTTCTTTAATCTCTTTGGTCTCTTCTTTATCAAATTTATCTGATGGAAAAGGCTTCTTTCCATGTTTTTCACGATCTTGATTGATTTCTTCTTGAAGACGCCCTTGATACGCTCGTGTTTCTTTACGAACGATTTTCTTTTCAAATTTCCTTTTATTCGCACTGGCTTTCACATGTGTGGAATCCACGAAAACGTGTTCAGCACTTATTAACTTTTTATTAGCAGCTGTCATTAAAATGCGATAGAAAATCTGTTCAAACAGGTCTGTATCTTTAAAGCGTCGCTCATAATTTTTCCCGAACGTAGAGAAATGAGGTACTTTATCATGGAAACCATAGCCTAAGAACCAACGGTAAGCCATATTGGTTTCAACTTCTTCAATCGTTTTACGCATGGAACGAATACCGAAGGTATATTGAATGAATGTCAGTTTAACTAAAATAACTGGATCAATACTTGGGCGTCCTACCTCTGAATACATCTCTTTCACCAAGTCATAAATGAAAGTGAAGTCAATGGCAGCCTCCATTTTACGAACCAAATGGTTCAGTGGCACCAGTTGATCTAACGTAATCATTTCAAGTTGATCTCGCTGAATAGAATCATGTTTAGAAAGCATCCTCATCACCTCAAGTTTTAATACTTCTATTTTAAAACAAAAATGACTCCAGGCAAAAGTGTTTATCTAAAAGGTAAGACAAAGTTGATTGGAACGGAAGGTACGAGACTCCTGCGGGAAAAGCGCGTCTAGGGGAGACCCCGCAGGCGAAAGCCGAGGAGGCTCCCCGACCGCCCGCGGAAAGCGAGTGCCTGGAGTGGAAAATCAACGGCCAAATTGTACAACTCATAAAAAATAGACAAACTCGATTTTCATCGAGTTTGTCTACAGTCTGAAACAGCCTAAAGGCTGTTTTTCTGCTTATTTAAATTAAGATTGAAGCGTCGGCAAGACCTCTTTAAACGCTTTTATGACTGTATCCACTTCATCCAAATGAATAGTCAATGACGGCTCAATCCTGATTGTTTTGGAGTTTATAAGCGTTCCTGCCACCAATATGCCTTTATCAAATAGGGCTTTTGAAAATTCATAACCCACTTCGTCTTTATGGAACTCGATACCAATCATCAATCCTTGGCCGCGAATCTCCAATACTTTATCTTTGTGCTCGTTAGCCACTTCCTTTAACCCATTTAGGAAGTATTCTCCAACTTCTGCAGCACGCTGAGGTAAATTTTCTTCCAAAAGCACGTCGATCGTAGCGATGGCAGCAGCACACGCGAGTGGATTCCCTCCAAATGTCGTAGTGTGCATGAATGGATTATCGAACCAGCTTTTAAACACTTTCTCATTGGCTACCACAGCCCCTGCAGGCATTACTCCGCCGCCAAATGCTTTCGCTAAACAAATAATATCCGGAACAACATCATAGAGCTCAGAAGCGAACATTTTACCTGTACGTCCCATTCCTGTTTGCACCTCATCCAATATCAATAACGCATCATATTCATCACATAATGCCCGAACCTGCTTTAAATAATCTTGCGGAGGGAGGATGACCCCTCCTTCACCCTGGATCGGCTCCAACAGCACAGCAGCAACATCTTCACCGACCAACGCACAGCTTTCAAACGTTTTTCTCATCATATCCACATCACCGAAAGGTACATGACGCACACCAGGAATCAGTGGAATGAACGGTTTACGGAACATGCCCTTTGCCGTTGCCGATAGGGAACCAAGACTTTTACCATGGAATGATTTTGTCGTGGAAATAATCGTGTATTTATCACTGTACATTTTAGCGAGCTTAAGTGCAGCCTCCACGCTCTCCGTACCGCTGTTCGTAAAGAATGAGTATTTTAAATCCCCTGGCGTGATATCGGCTAGGATCTTTGCAAGCATTGCACGCAATGGATCTAGTAAGTCCTGGCTATGAAGGGCTTGTCTTTGCAATTGATCGGTTACGGCCTTAACGACTTTAGGGTTACGATGGCCAACATTATAAATACCAAAGCCACCTAAACAATCGATATATTTTTTTCCATTAACATCCGTAAAACAGGAATCTTGATCAGACCACTCCACCGCAGCGAATTGTGTGTCTTTAGTGACCGTCTTCCGATATTCCAAGAACCCTGGGTTTACATGGTTCCGGAAATTCTCGACCGTTTCTTTTGTTATCCATTGCGCATCTTCTTTTGAAATTTCCTTTTGTTCGATTAATTGAAGCACTTTTTTAATATAATCCTGAGTTGCTGTTTGGTTGGCTTGAGTATTTTTACTTTTTACGTTAATTGACATTTTAAAATCTCCTTTTTTTATAACTTTAGTGGATTTGTTAATGAAGACCGCCTCTGATGAAACTTTAATGATTACCTCCCTTTTTTCTTATACTTACTAATCAAGCAAGAACCGTGCCAATATAATTTCCCAATAAAATCGCATTATTTTTGATAAACCGCTCTTAAACTATGCAAATTTGCATAT
It contains:
- a CDS encoding IS1182 family transposase, yielding MLSKHDSIQRDQLEMITLDQLVPLNHLVRKMEAAIDFTFIYDLVKEMYSEVGRPSIDPVILVKLTFIQYTFGIRSMRKTIEEVETNMAYRWFLGYGFHDKVPHFSTFGKNYERRFKDTDLFEQIFYRILMTAANKKLISAEHVFVDSTHVKASANKRKFEKKIVRKETRAYQGRLQEEINQDREKHGKKPFPSDKFDKEETKEIKESTTDSESGYYVKDERTKQFAYSFHAAADRNGFVLGTIVTPGNIHDSQILEPLVEQVIEKVGKPEAVAADAAYKTPAITSYLFNKEIIPALPYTRPRTKEGFFRKQDYVYDEHFDCYLCPSGELLKYSTTNKEGYREYKSPKHTCATCSFLSQCTESKDHQKVVTRHIWQTHVEEADHLRHHQDVKTIYAKRKETIERVFADAKEKHGMRWTTLRGLKKLSMQAMLTFAAINLKKMANWTWRGPKMA
- a CDS encoding heptaprenyl diphosphate synthase component 1 — encoded protein: MLNITDDIRQLKRLIETKAQHPYLLKHIQKPSLDEDKLILLWGLFNDLDVLNEKRNQYIISTMLVQIALDTHEIVSNSGDGIELPEVLKNRQLQVLAGDYYSGLYYQGLASVGNVDMIRILSSAIKKINDNKIILYQQGSINDVPTLLMTIKAIEASLIHKLADYYNEPAWIDISEDLLLLKRLHAEKRSYLKTGQSIVFDVLRAMPFDDSISGDVLISEKEEQVRAQFDKCLRDARQSVQCSMRKLAKFDDELLDRVKVILEQTESIANSYVKEG
- the folE gene encoding GTP cyclohydrolase I FolE; this encodes MANVDHAKIEEAVKMLLEAVGEDPTREGLLDTPGRVARMYEEIFSGLNQDPKEYFDTVFGEDHEELVLVKDIPFYSVCEHHLVPFYGKAHVAYIPKNGKVTGLSKLARAVEAVSKRPQLQERITSTVADSIMEKLEPHGVMVVVEAEHMCMTMRGVKKPGSKTVTSAVRGTFAKDHRTRAEVLAFIKD
- the mtrB gene encoding trp RNA-binding attenuation protein MtrB, whose amino-acid sequence is MNEKKILNDFVVIKAIEDSVNVIGLTRGTDTKFHHSEKLDSGEVMIAQFTEHTSAIKIRGHAKVYTPFGEIESDSKKNSPDK
- a CDS encoding DUF2768 domain-containing protein, with translation MTPALQKMWISFIAMGFMVISIFLIYLSRYKLKGFWRGLTAIIAYILMILAGLIILIVVLSGPTT
- the spoIVA gene encoding stage IV sporulation protein A — its product is MEKVDIFKDIAERTGGDIYLGVVGAVRTGKSTFIKKFMELVVIPNIPSEADRARAQDELPQSAAGKTIMTTEPKFVPNQAASIQVAEGLEVNIRLVDCVGYTIPGAKGYEDENGPRMIHTPWYEEPIPFNEAAEIGTRKVIQDHSTLGVVVTTDGSIGEIPRSDYLEAEERVVEELKEVGKPFIMIVNSVQPHHPNTVALKESLQEKYDIPVLAMSVEGMRESDVYSVLREALYEFPVLEVNVNLPSWVMVLREDHWLRESYQEAVKETVKDIKRLRDVDRVVGHFNEFEFIDRAALAGIEMGQGVAEIDLYAPDELYDDILKEIVGVEIRGKDHLLSLMQDFAYAKAEYDQVADALRMVKQTGYGVAAPSLNDMSLDEPEIIRQGARFGVRLKAVAPSIHMIKVDVESEFSPIIGTEKQSEELVRYLMQDFEDNPLSIWNSDIFGRSLSSYVREGIQVKLAMMPDNARYKLKETLERIINEGSGGLIAIIL
- a CDS encoding putrescine aminotransferase — translated: MSINVKSKNTQANQTATQDYIKKVLQLIEQKEISKEDAQWITKETVENFRNHVNPGFLEYRKTVTKDTQFAAVEWSDQDSCFTDVNGKKYIDCLGGFGIYNVGHRNPKVVKAVTDQLQRQALHSQDLLDPLRAMLAKILADITPGDLKYSFFTNSGTESVEAALKLAKMYSDKYTIISTTKSFHGKSLGSLSATAKGMFRKPFIPLIPGVRHVPFGDVDMMRKTFESCALVGEDVAAVLLEPIQGEGGVILPPQDYLKQVRALCDEYDALLILDEVQTGMGRTGKMFASELYDVVPDIICLAKAFGGGVMPAGAVVANEKVFKSWFDNPFMHTTTFGGNPLACAAAIATIDVLLEENLPQRAAEVGEYFLNGLKEVANEHKDKVLEIRGQGLMIGIEFHKDEVGYEFSKALFDKGILVAGTLINSKTIRIEPSLTIHLDEVDTVIKAFKEVLPTLQS
- a CDS encoding HU family DNA-binding protein — translated: MNKTELINEVVTATEISKKDATKAVDAVFDTILEALKNGDKVQLIGFGNFEVRERAARKGRNPQTGDEIEIAASKVPAFKPGKALKDAVK